The Cinclus cinclus chromosome 15, bCinCin1.1, whole genome shotgun sequence region CCTTCTCCTCCAGATGCACCAGGTGCAGGATGTGGCCCAGATATACAAGGCTGGGGGTGGAGACAAAGATGATCTGCAGGACCCAGAAGcggagatgggagatggggaAGGTGCTGTCATAGCAGGCATTTtggcagccaggctgctgcgTGTCACAGGAGAAGCCAGACAGCTCGTCACCCCAGACCCTCTCCGCggctgcccccagcaccaggatgCGGAAGACGAAGAGGACAGTGAGCCAGACCTTCCCCACCACTGTGGAGTGTTCCTGGGCATTCTCCAGCAGCCGGCCCAACAGGCTCCAATCCCCCATGGCACGTGCTGTGGTGCCCTGCAAGATAGCCACCCTCCAGACAGCCACCCTACAACCCACCAAAATGCCACCCCGCTCCCTGGTCAAGCAGGTGTGCACAGACCCAACCCAAGGCTGTCCCTGGAACGTCCCCATCCTGTGTCCTAGGGGACCCCCTAACCCATCACAAGGAGGGCAGGGCGAGCAAAGgcctccagcagagctgggagagccGCAGGGAAGAAGCGCGGCTGCGATCCGGCATGGGGACCTCTCACCGTAGACGGTGTGTGGGGCAGAGCCCAGTGCTCCCGCGCTGTCTGCTCGTCAGTGGGGTGATGGGGGATGCTGCGAggccccttcccagctggtcCCCAGCTCCTCCGTGGGGTGTGGGTAGGTCTGCCTGCTCGTCTGTCCAGTCACCCAACTGCGGGCGTGGGGTTATTGGGGCATGAGGCAGCTGCGTGCCCCATTGGCTTTCATTGTGACTGGCACATGAAACAGCCACTGGGGAAACTTTTTCCCTCTATTTTTGGTCTGGGCACTTTTCTAATTATATTcggggctgcaggggctggtACTGGGGGAGCGCAAGCCCTTGGACACTGATCAATGCCACCCAGGGGTCACTGGTCGCTGCAGGCTGCCAGGGCAACACAgacacagccccagctcagccttGGCAACGcagcccccacagcccctcGTGGCACCCACCAGAGCTTGGGCGCAGGGATGGACACCCCACACTGGCACCCCGGCTCCTGGCATATCCCAGCCAGAGCAGAAAGGAGGGAGGCAGGACCTGAGAATTGAGATTTAATGGCCTACAATGCCCTCCTGGCCATTTAGGAGAGCCAGACTCGCACCTGAGGGACGCTACCCTTGGGACAGGGAAAGTAAGAGGCACAGGGGATGGCTGTGGGGCCAGAGCCCCTGTACTGGTGGCCCTAGCAGGCAGAGCAGCGGTCACccttctcctgcagcccagagtTGCGGCGCAGCATGTCCTTGAGAGAACCGTCCTGCTCTGTCAGCAGCTGGTTGATCTCGTTCTGCTTGTACTCAGAGGAATGCTTGTGCCCATAGAAGGAGCCCTTCCCCGACGAGGGGTTGGAGTGGTGCTGACCTCGGCGGGCACAGGCCCGCACCACCAGGTAGACCAGCTCTGCCATGTTGAGGATGATGCAGACACTGGAAGTGACCAGCATGAAGACAGTGAAGATGGTCTTCTCAGTGGGCCGGGAGATGAAGCAGTCGACAGTGTTGGGGCAGGGGTAAGCCTCGCACTTGACCAGCCGCATCATCTGGTAGCCTGGGTAGAGCATGTAGAAGATGTACATGAACACAGCCTCGAAGAGCAGCCTGAAGACCACGCTGCAGACGTATGTCCACCACAGCGACCCCGCTATGCGCATCTTGTGCTTCTTGACTTCTTCCATGTGCTTGGCATCCCCATGCCCTGTCAGCACCAGCAGCTTcttctcctggtgctgctggtagGCCACATGCATGGCAACGAGAAGGGCCGGTGTGGTGACGAGGATGAGCTGCAGGGCCCACAGACGGATGTGGGAGATGGGGAAGAAGTGGTCATAGCAGACGCTGTtgcagccaggctgctgggTGTTGCAGGTGAAGGCAGATTTCTCATCCCCCCAGACACTCTCTGCTGCCACCACTAACACCATGATCCGGAAGATGAAAATGACGGAGAGCCAGATGCGCCCGATGGCAGTGGAGTGGCGGTTCACCCCACTCAGCACCGTGTAGAGGCCAGCCCAATTCATCTTTTCTCACGTCTACAGGAGAGAGCGGTGAGAGATGAGGTTAGGAACAGAAGGGCCCCTGGCTGAGAGCCAGCAGGTCCTGGCTCTAgtggcagcagccccaggagggaCCTGGGAGCAACAGGGTGGCAGCCCTGACTGCTTGGGTGGACAGCAGAATTGATAGACAGGAGGATGGCAGCATGGCTCctgctcctgacacagctcgAGGCAGCATTCTGgacagagcaggcaggagactggctgtcccagcagtgccaaatGCTCCAGTCCCGCCACCCCACACTGGCATAGGGATCCTAACCCACAGCTGCCACAGAGAATGGGGGTGAAGCTCCCACACCTCTACAGGGACCCCCAGTACCCAGTGCTGAGCTCTTTGGCTAGGAATGGTCCCAAGGAGCTTCATGGGCTCCACTGCACCAAAGCCTCCCTTTGTCCTCCCATTATCTGCAGAAGCAGGGCCAGGGAGCCCTGAGCTGGGGGGGCTCCCCCCGTGCAGCTTTGCACTGCCACTGTCCCAGGAACACAGGGCAACCCCACCCCAAGCACAGACCCCTGCCCCACCAGAGGCACccactggcacagcacagccccggGAGCTGCTTCCCACCCCTGCGTGAGTCTGGGTGGCTGGGACCAGCCACCCCCCAGTGTGGAGGATCCTGGCGACGCGTACCTGCCAGTGAGGAAGGGTCCTCGCAAGCTGCCCCCAGTGGCCCCTCTAAGGTCTCATGCCTCCCGCAGGAGAGCTCTGCTCCGCCTGCCCTCGTCTCTCTCTGCCACTGCCCTGCACTGGAAGTCATATGCTGCTTTATAAACTATTTACATACAATGGGGCCTTTATCGGTCCCTGAACAACACACTTTAGCATTCAGATCTAACGCCCTGACTTCCGCCCACCCTGGCCAAACAAAGTGCCTGTGTGCTGCATTCCCGCTGCTCGGCCCTGCGCCCACCCCCACCTCCGCACCCCGCCCCGCACCGACCACGGCCACAGCCCCCCCAACCGCCGGGACCCACGGCACACATCGCTGTGCCGGACAGGTCACCCCGCTTGTCTGGAGGTGCTCTCCCCGGGAAGCACGGCCGTGCCCATCCCGCATGGACGGCACAGGGCACCCGCGGAGCAGGGGTCTGGCACCGGGCACTTGGTGTGCCACTGGGTACCGCTGCTGTGAGTCCTGCCATCTCCTCAAGGCTCTGATGCCAGCAGCAACGTCTGTGAGGGCATCGGAGCTGCCCCGCGTGTGCTGTTGGAGCCACGGGAGAAAGTCCGGAGGAGTGACGCTGGTGTACACTGGGGTACAGCTCCTCCCCGAGATGGACTCACTGCCCTACTGCTCGGACACGCTGGGAGGGACAACAATCCCTGTGCTCGCACAGCCCCCGTGCCCCTCAGGGCTGGTGTCCCAGCCACACCGTCAcactgtgctccatccctgcaggaatAGCGCCAAGTGCCTTGGTATTTGTCCCCGGCCTCAGATGGGGAGTAGCACATCCATTAAACCCTACCAGCTGGGTGCCTGCAGGTTGGCTGGGCAATTAATGCCATCCCAAATGCCACCTCCTCCCCTTAGGTCAAGGTGCGAGCACCCGGAGCTGTGCGAACGGTGGCGGCCAAAGACCGTCCAGCAAAGATGTGAGGCTGCCGCTTGTGCCCCCACTGCTCCCTCCCCGCTCCCAACCATGAGAGCCAGCATTGCCGGCTCTCGTCCCCCAGGCCCAGGGCcgagccctgctgtgctccccaccTGGGGGACATGCCGCCACCCCCCAAcggtgctgtgtccccaggttcTCACCTCAACACCGGCACAATCAATGCTCTTCGGGATTGCAGCAGTGAGCCTCTAGCGTAACACCCCGGACTTTATACTGCCCTGCAAGCACgtcccccaccccctcccaaACCGCCTCGCTCCTAGCACGACTCGCCAAGTAAACACCGCAGGTGTGTCCTGCCTGGCTCCCACCCACCCGCATTCACCCCCCAGCTGAGCATCCCCCGGGGCCAGCCCCGGGACTACTGCAGCACCGGGGCAGGGCCAGCCCTCCAGGGTGGTCCCCGGGCAGATTTCTGGTCCCCGTGGCCCCACTCCCCTGCTGTGAGCATCCTCCCCGCTGCATTCCTTGCAAGCCAGGCACATGCACCGTGGTGCAGCCCTGCTCTCCATCCCAGGGATGaccccagctcctgggcaccTTGATCTGCTGCTGCGGGCTGCCGGCTGATCCCTGGGAGCCACCAACATCCAGATTTAATGTGTAGAAGTGCAGCCGAGAAAAGGCAAACAGCCTGTCAACTATTAACTCGGCTGGCCCGCTTCAAGGTCCCGCTGCCCAGCACCCCGTGTGGGACATGGCGACCCTACCCCTCATCCTGGGCCCCTGcgctgggctgcaggagcccgaGAGCATGAGGATGACAATGGTGCCGGTGTCTCCGGCGTGGGGACggcagggtggcactggggagctGCTTGGGGTCGCTGGGGATGCCCCCGCagcggggcgggggcggtgGGCAGTGAGATACTGCGGTGGCTGGTGGTGGAGGGCGGGTTGAGGCCATGGGAGCCACAATCTGAGTCTCTGATAAGCCGCCACCTGAGTCAGCAGCGCTCGGCGAGGAGCGGGAGCAGTGGCACCGCCCAGGTCCCGCACCCTGGACAGGTTCTGGGAGTTAGCGGAGGGCATACTGGGGGACACTATGGACCAGCGGCCAGTGAGGCTAGGCTGGCGGGATGAGGCTGGGTGGGGGATGCAGACTGGATGGTAGACTGGTGAGCACTGGGGTGGGCTCAGCTAAGCGGGACGAAGCGCAGTGGGAGGTTGGCGTGGGGAGAGGGATCCCTGGGAGCCAGTCCTGGGGTCTTACTGGAGGGCCCTGGGAGCCAGGCGGGAGGTCACTGGGGATTACTGGGAAGCAGGATAGGGATGACTGGGGGGCGCTGGGAGCCAGGCGAGGGTCGCCGGGGGCTCGGGCCGTGCGGCGGGGGGTGGTCGCCATCCTTGGCACCAGGTGGCGCTGCGGGGCCGGACTGGGGCCGCACTTGCCCGCGGCAGCGCCCGGCGGGGCTCAGCGTGGGAATCTATCTAAAACCTggtaaaaatggagaaaaaaaacaaacaaaaaaaaaaaaaaaaacaacaaaacaaaacaggaaagaggaggaggaaccCGGGGCGTTGCTGTCCAGCACGGTGCCCGCCCGCTGTCCTagcagggaggagcagaggcCCCAGGGGTGGCCGGGAGCGCGGGCAGCCCCCTCGCCTGTTGGCCGTGGGTTAAACTGCAACAGCCGCCGGGGTAGGACGGGCTGTTCTGAACAGCCGCGGCCGGCGCTGCCTCCAGGACTCAGAAAACTGCCCCGCCCGCGACCACGTGGGCCAGAAGCGGGCTCTTTGTTAATGACGCTACTTGTTAATTGATGTCTGAAGTTGCAGCGAAGAGGTCAAAGACGTGGGCACGCCTAACGCAGACAGGCTGATGAGATGGGCAGGACTGAGCCAGAGTGCGGATGGTGGGACTGGGGTGACGCAGTTGCTGGCGCCCTGCTAGGGTCAGAGAACTTGCAGCCCAGCAGTCTGTGTCGGTACGATGGATGAAATCAAGCTTGAACCATCACTGAAACGTCTCCACCATCAGGAGGACTGCGGAGGAGGCTTTGAGAGTCTACTTTCCCCGGCCATtctgctccaggcagagctggccctgtgAATGGTTCAGCCTCGTCTCTGGATGGCCACTGCggtgcaggggctgctgggctTCCAGCCTTggactggcagcagcacaggcatcCCTGGATCCAGGCTGCTGTTCTCAGAAAGTCAAAACCCTCTGCTCTGAGTCAACTGCCAGGAAGGTCACTGGCAGTGGGtgagcacagaaatcctttgtgctgctgcagcacaggccaGAGGGGGTTGTAGCATAAGACTTAGCAGCttgtcctgcctgcctgcctgtgaGTGCTCTCCTGTATCCTAGGTGCATCAGAGGTGTGTGTAGCATGACCAGGGCACTATCCCAGAGATGCTTCCGTGAAGAGCAgcatccctgccctcctgccgGCTGTGGATCTTCGAGCAGCCAGAGGCCAGCCACGGGTCACTCACTGCCTCCcatgccagggacacctttATAGCTGAGCTCCCTTATGGTTCTCCTTGCCAACAGCCCTAAACATGTCCCCTGAAGCAGAGGATGTCCCAGAGTTGTCACGCAGATGTTAACTGTTCATACCCTGTGGGATACAGTGTCCCTTGAGCTTTGCCATGTCTCCAAAGAAAAGCTGTTGATGGTCAAGGACACCCTGGACAGATGGCAGCCTCAGGAGTTTTGCAAAGGCAGTAGCATAATAGCAGTGGTTGTCTGTCACCAGCTTGCCTTGGGGTCCTAGCTGGGTTGGCCATGCTGGCACATGTGGCAGCatgcagctggggctgtgcaaGGATGAGGAGAGGGGACAGAAGGGCAGGG contains the following coding sequences:
- the GJB1 gene encoding gap junction beta-1 protein, whose protein sequence is MNWAGLYTVLSGVNRHSTAIGRIWLSVIFIFRIMVLVVAAESVWGDEKSAFTCNTQQPGCNSVCYDHFFPISHIRLWALQLILVTTPALLVAMHVAYQQHQEKKLLVLTGHGDAKHMEEVKKHKMRIAGSLWWTYVCSVVFRLLFEAVFMYIFYMLYPGYQMMRLVKCEAYPCPNTVDCFISRPTEKTIFTVFMLVTSSVCIILNMAELVYLVVRACARRGQHHSNPSSGKGSFYGHKHSSEYKQNEINQLLTEQDGSLKDMLRRNSGLQEKGDRCSAC